From Halapricum desulfuricans, a single genomic window includes:
- a CDS encoding HPP family protein: MLGPAERVRGLRKQLSRRFHGQVRAFRRWIENTRNLVHLSVLVALPLLLGAVTALSNAIDLLPFLLFPPLASGSYTLFANPESRYASPRRFVAGLTAGAFSGWIALELALRFWYQPQPQTLAADPGAVALGLLLTGVVTWGLDIEEASAFATALLVHVTGANQFAYVLSVAASSTLVAGAFVLWRDTVYEQRANILYESTRGDDHVLVPTGGPHEDATAMLGARLAAAHDAGKVVLCDIVEDEDIAAQEQALLDGHGARTDEESDVLVPQADSAGVQPGDVHQNWADFEREPPDHSEGVDAGDISQDWDAYDERAIRDRARDRAVASSATALEARAERIETVVGVPCEVVVAAGSGSRARTIARTAKETGCDLITVPYRTGNDGPAPHIRELFRGDIDVLVHQSYDGRARWSRVLVPVRQASDVSHAMIDFATRLTGGTVSVCHCIDAERERRDAEEMLANLAETADGRVETRVARADIASFLEANASQFDLIVLGSSRDRSTASRFLSPPTYERLGDLESDIAILDRNY; the protein is encoded by the coding sequence ATGCTTGGCCCGGCCGAACGCGTGCGAGGGCTCCGGAAGCAACTCTCCAGACGGTTCCACGGGCAGGTCCGGGCGTTTCGCCGCTGGATCGAGAACACCCGCAACCTGGTACACCTCTCGGTGCTCGTCGCGCTGCCGCTGTTGCTGGGAGCCGTGACGGCGCTGTCGAACGCGATCGACCTCCTGCCGTTTCTCCTGTTCCCGCCGCTAGCGTCGGGGTCGTACACCCTCTTTGCCAACCCCGAGAGTCGCTACGCCTCGCCGCGGCGGTTCGTCGCTGGCCTCACCGCGGGCGCGTTCTCGGGCTGGATCGCCCTGGAACTCGCGCTTCGATTCTGGTATCAGCCCCAGCCCCAGACACTGGCTGCCGATCCCGGTGCCGTCGCACTCGGACTGCTTTTGACCGGTGTCGTCACCTGGGGGCTCGACATCGAAGAGGCGTCGGCGTTCGCAACGGCTCTTTTGGTGCACGTCACCGGCGCGAATCAGTTCGCGTATGTCCTCAGCGTTGCGGCGTCGAGTACTCTGGTGGCCGGCGCGTTCGTCCTCTGGCGGGACACGGTCTACGAACAGCGAGCGAACATCCTCTACGAGTCGACCCGGGGCGACGATCACGTGCTGGTCCCGACCGGCGGCCCCCACGAGGACGCGACCGCGATGCTGGGTGCGCGGCTCGCGGCCGCCCACGACGCGGGGAAGGTCGTCCTCTGTGATATCGTCGAAGACGAGGACATCGCCGCTCAGGAGCAGGCGCTGCTCGACGGGCACGGGGCTCGAACTGACGAGGAGAGCGACGTGCTCGTCCCGCAAGCCGACTCGGCCGGCGTCCAGCCGGGCGACGTACACCAGAACTGGGCCGATTTCGAGCGCGAACCACCCGATCACAGCGAGGGGGTGGACGCCGGCGATATCAGCCAGGACTGGGACGCCTACGACGAACGAGCGATCCGGGACCGTGCCAGAGATCGGGCCGTGGCGTCGTCGGCGACTGCACTGGAGGCCCGTGCCGAACGCATCGAGACGGTCGTCGGCGTCCCCTGTGAGGTCGTCGTCGCGGCCGGCAGCGGATCCCGTGCCCGGACGATCGCCAGGACGGCCAAAGAGACCGGCTGTGATCTGATAACGGTCCCCTATCGGACCGGGAACGATGGCCCCGCCCCGCATATCCGCGAACTGTTCCGGGGCGACATCGACGTGCTCGTCCACCAGTCCTACGACGGGCGGGCCCGGTGGTCGCGGGTCCTGGTGCCGGTGCGACAGGCCAGCGACGTCTCTCATGCCATGATCGACTTCGCGACGCGACTGACCGGCGGCACAGTCAGCGTGTGCCACTGTATCGACGCCGAACGCGAGCGTCGCGACGCCGAGGAGATGCTCGCGAACCTCGCCGAAACCGCGGACGGCCGCGTCGAGACGCGAGTCGCTCGCGCCGATATCGCGTCATTCCTCGAAGCAAACGCCAGCCAGTTCGACCTGATCGTGCTGGGATCGAGCCGGGACCGGAGCACCGCCTCGCGGTTCCTCTCGCCGCCGACGTACGAGCGGCTCGGGGATCTCGAATCGGACATCGCGATTCTCGACCGGAACTATTGA
- a CDS encoding 30S ribosomal protein S19e, with translation MTTLYDVPAEDLIEAVADRLADDGDVEAPDWIEFTTTGVDRELPPEQDDFWSRRTASLLRKVAVDGPVGVGSLATAYGNTKGGSNRYQVRPPSQSDGSRKIIRTGLQQLEDAGYVETKGNDGRVVTAEGRQLLDSIADDVLEEIDRPELERYA, from the coding sequence ATGACGACACTGTACGATGTCCCCGCGGAGGACCTCATCGAGGCCGTCGCGGACCGACTCGCCGACGACGGCGACGTCGAGGCACCCGACTGGATCGAGTTCACGACCACCGGCGTCGACCGCGAGCTCCCGCCCGAGCAGGACGACTTCTGGTCGCGCCGTACAGCCAGCCTGCTGCGAAAGGTCGCCGTCGACGGCCCCGTCGGTGTCGGATCGCTCGCCACCGCCTACGGCAACACGAAGGGCGGTTCCAACCGCTATCAGGTCCGGCCCCCGAGCCAGAGCGACGGCTCGCGAAAGATCATCCGCACCGGGCTCCAGCAGCTTGAGGACGCCGGCTACGTCGAAACGAAAGGCAACGACGGCCGTGTGGTCACCGCCGAGGGACGACAGCTGCTCGATTCGATCGCCGACGACGTGCTCGAGGAGATCGACCGACCCGAACTCGAACGCTACGCCTAA
- a CDS encoding Nif3-like dinuclear metal center hexameric protein — protein MRCGELAERLDERLAVEEYADVDASANGLQVGPADREVARVAVTVDAAVSTIEQAVDAQADLVIAHHGISWGGIDRVTGTAYRRLAPLIEDGLALYAAHLPLDGHQTLGNAAGLADLLELTDTEPFGELGPVHVGQRGTAPDAYSVDALHDLLAGELVHGGEGVQVLEFGPDRIEDIAIVTGSGVDWLEEAAESGADAFITGEGKQKAYHLAKEHGIHAFFAGHYATETFGVKALQDRLEEWGLKTTFIHEPTGL, from the coding sequence ATGCGCTGTGGTGAACTCGCCGAACGGCTGGACGAACGACTGGCAGTCGAGGAGTACGCTGACGTCGACGCGAGCGCCAACGGGCTCCAGGTCGGTCCGGCCGATCGGGAGGTCGCCCGGGTCGCCGTCACCGTCGATGCCGCCGTCTCGACGATCGAGCAGGCCGTCGACGCCCAGGCCGACCTCGTGATCGCCCATCACGGCATCTCCTGGGGCGGGATCGACCGCGTGACGGGGACGGCTTACCGGCGACTCGCACCGCTGATCGAGGACGGTCTGGCGCTGTATGCGGCCCATCTCCCGCTGGACGGCCACCAGACGCTCGGCAACGCGGCCGGGTTGGCCGACCTCCTGGAGCTGACCGACACCGAGCCGTTCGGCGAACTCGGCCCGGTCCACGTCGGCCAGCGCGGGACCGCTCCGGACGCCTACAGCGTCGACGCACTGCACGACTTGCTTGCGGGTGAACTCGTCCACGGCGGCGAAGGCGTACAGGTGCTGGAGTTCGGACCGGATCGGATCGAGGACATCGCGATCGTCACTGGCAGCGGCGTCGACTGGCTGGAGGAAGCCGCCGAGAGCGGTGCTGACGCCTTCATTACCGGTGAAGGCAAGCAGAAAGCCTACCATCTCGCGAAAGAACACGGGATTCACGCCTTCTTCGCCGGCCACTACGCGACCGAGACCTTCGGGGTCAAGGCCCTGCAGGATCGCCTCGAGGAGTGGGGGCTGAAGACGACGTTCATCCATGAACCGACCGGGCTCTAG
- a CDS encoding DUF47 family protein: MSEGASFSQQLESHTDAYLDSFQAGIELLPELLEQYAAGEDYSETIESIEDFESDCDDRNLAIVALITNADPIDMGKLNTRINYNQSALVEFYRTIDVVVNITERIAHEIDMMRPAHDNACFEGLQRMAAEVADTTELLEAVIERFVRDLGTYEASDSLTEEIQAIRDMESRCDEIRNDVIATAFADDSIEQPLMYRELAILFDDLANQMEDITEEIIIVASNAPGIVAEDGPDIN; this comes from the coding sequence ATGTCCGAGGGAGCCAGTTTCAGCCAGCAACTCGAATCGCACACCGATGCCTACCTGGACAGCTTCCAGGCAGGTATCGAGCTCCTGCCCGAACTACTCGAGCAGTACGCCGCCGGAGAAGACTACAGCGAGACCATCGAGTCGATCGAGGACTTCGAAAGTGACTGTGACGACCGCAATCTCGCGATCGTCGCGTTGATCACAAACGCCGACCCCATCGACATGGGCAAACTCAACACGCGCATCAACTACAATCAGTCCGCCCTCGTCGAGTTCTACCGGACGATCGACGTCGTCGTGAACATCACCGAGCGGATCGCTCACGAGATCGATATGATGCGACCGGCACACGACAACGCATGTTTCGAGGGGCTCCAGCGGATGGCCGCCGAGGTCGCGGACACGACGGAGTTGCTCGAGGCGGTCATCGAGCGGTTCGTCCGCGATCTCGGCACCTACGAGGCTTCGGACTCCCTCACCGAGGAGATTCAGGCGATCAGAGATATGGAGAGCCGGTGTGACGAGATCCGAAACGACGTGATCGCGACGGCCTTCGCGGACGATTCGATCGAACAACCGCTGATGTACCGCGAGTTGGCCATCCTCTTTGACGATCTGGCCAACCAGATGGAAGACATCACCGAAGAGATCATCATCGTCGCCAGTAACGCGCCCGGTATCGTCGCCGAGGACGGTCCCGATATAAACTGA
- a CDS encoding NAD-binding protein: protein MVWRPRARTTVWLVTVVAALSFAVGVINIASQELVLLGVYVPESVQRLAGFTGALTGFLMLVSAYGLRKRLRAAWYSTLILLPVTALQGFVQAGVLTLPLVGVPVPTSTPLIALSLVSIPLVVVSRDQYTNSWSLSTAQMAALAALVGAQIYGTVGTYALREHFPAVNTALDAFYFTLVTASTVGYGDITAATQIGQLFSMSVLVLGVASFGAAAGTLLGPALEARFAAALGQVSEAQLNMLDNHIIVMGYGELTEPILEELTTADSSYIVVTPDTDRASSLRSRDVTVLTGDPSDEQPLLDAGIERAAGALAATNNDAEDALAILTARELNPDIRIVAAATDRQNIDKLRRAGADTVISPALIGGHLLVQSALGRAEVESVADRILGTSGADVEEIAEDESSSDTDGGSRSDTDSRSRADTDGVQ, encoded by the coding sequence ATGGTCTGGCGACCGAGGGCACGGACGACCGTCTGGCTGGTGACGGTCGTCGCGGCCCTCTCGTTTGCGGTCGGGGTCATCAATATCGCTTCCCAGGAACTCGTCTTGCTGGGTGTCTACGTCCCGGAATCGGTCCAGCGTCTCGCCGGATTCACCGGCGCGCTGACCGGTTTTCTCATGCTGGTCAGCGCCTATGGCCTCCGGAAACGCCTGCGTGCGGCCTGGTACTCGACGCTGATTTTGTTGCCGGTCACCGCGCTGCAGGGATTCGTCCAGGCTGGCGTGCTCACGTTGCCGCTGGTCGGCGTCCCGGTGCCGACCTCAACGCCGCTGATCGCCCTCTCGCTGGTGTCGATCCCGCTGGTTGTGGTCAGCCGGGACCAGTATACGAACTCGTGGTCGCTCTCGACGGCTCAGATGGCGGCGCTGGCGGCGCTGGTCGGCGCACAGATCTACGGCACTGTCGGGACCTACGCACTGCGCGAGCACTTCCCGGCCGTGAACACGGCGCTGGACGCGTTCTACTTCACGCTCGTGACAGCCTCGACGGTCGGCTACGGCGACATCACGGCCGCCACGCAGATCGGCCAACTGTTCAGCATGTCCGTGCTCGTGCTCGGCGTCGCCAGCTTCGGCGCCGCCGCCGGGACGCTACTGGGCCCGGCGCTCGAAGCCCGGTTTGCCGCCGCGCTCGGCCAGGTTTCGGAGGCCCAACTCAATATGCTCGACAATCACATCATCGTCATGGGGTACGGCGAACTGACTGAACCGATTCTCGAAGAACTGACGACGGCCGATAGCTCCTACATTGTCGTTACACCGGACACGGACCGGGCGTCGTCGCTACGGAGTCGCGACGTGACCGTCCTGACGGGCGATCCGAGCGACGAACAGCCGTTGCTCGACGCCGGGATCGAACGCGCGGCGGGCGCGCTGGCCGCGACCAACAACGACGCCGAGGACGCGCTGGCGATCTTAACTGCCCGCGAGCTCAACCCTGACATCCGGATCGTCGCGGCGGCGACCGATCGACAGAACATCGACAAACTCCGGCGCGCCGGCGCTGACACCGTCATCAGCCCGGCTCTCATCGGCGGACACTTGCTCGTCCAGTCGGCGCTGGGTCGGGCCGAAGTCGAGTCGGTCGCCGATCGGATCCTCGGCACTTCGGGCGCGGATGTCGAAGAGATCGCCGAGGACGAATCTTCGTCCGACACTGACGGCGGGTCACGGTCCGACACTGACAGTAGGTCACGAGCAGACACTGACGGTGTTCAATAG